One stretch of Streptomyces hygroscopicus DNA includes these proteins:
- a CDS encoding XRE family transcriptional regulator, with the protein MAVTRIREYRTLRGMTVRELADRAGVSTGLISQVERGVTDPSLETMRRIAEVLDTPLFNLFQDGDQQTVAVIRRDDRYRISSPHHAITYTRASPGGARLEVLEGSLEPGAVSSDTPRSHPSEECVVVLTGRLTVQVGDQTHMLKAGDSCHFDSNIPHRFLNESRSTVRFMLSITPPSY; encoded by the coding sequence GTGGCCGTGACAAGGATCCGTGAATACCGCACCCTCCGGGGCATGACCGTCCGGGAACTCGCCGACCGCGCCGGGGTGTCCACCGGCCTGATCAGCCAGGTTGAGCGTGGTGTCACCGATCCCAGCCTGGAAACGATGCGACGGATCGCCGAGGTCCTCGACACCCCCTTGTTCAATCTGTTCCAGGACGGGGATCAGCAGACGGTCGCCGTCATCCGCCGCGACGACCGGTACCGGATCTCCTCGCCCCACCACGCGATCACCTACACCCGTGCCTCACCGGGTGGAGCCAGACTGGAAGTCCTCGAAGGGTCGCTGGAACCCGGTGCCGTCTCCTCCGACACCCCCCGATCACACCCCTCGGAGGAGTGCGTCGTCGTCCTCACCGGTCGGCTCACGGTCCAGGTGGGCGACCAGACGCACATGCTGAAGGCCGGAGACAGCTGCCACTTCGACTCCAACATCCCGCACCGCTTTCTCAACGAGAGCAGGAGCACCGTTCGCTTCATGCTCAGCATCACGCCCCCCAGCTACTGA
- a CDS encoding phosphonate metabolism protein PhnM codes for MSRYAFAHARAVLPDRTLDDALVVVEDGRITEVAPVTPGAVPAGAVDLGGALLLPGIIDTHSDALEKEQRPRPTVEFEPGFAVLSFEGRVRAAGVTTMHHAVSYQTNAEKDRTIERSLALAAAVRERAASGVGLIDHRLLHRLDARDADALDALKGALTGQPHTDVPPLVSYEDHTPASTGTWRRTERSSSGRSTCPPRTPTGSSATASTSVPMASRSAPAPSPTSARRYARGGSGCSPTTWRARKSSPGYGPRAPPSPSSPPPARRPAPRRTPGCRSSPVPPTCCAAARTAATSAPRR; via the coding sequence ATGAGCCGCTACGCGTTCGCCCACGCCCGCGCCGTGCTTCCCGACCGGACCCTCGACGACGCCCTCGTCGTCGTCGAGGACGGCCGGATCACCGAGGTCGCCCCTGTCACCCCGGGCGCGGTTCCGGCCGGAGCCGTCGACCTCGGCGGCGCCCTGCTGTTGCCGGGCATCATCGACACCCACAGCGACGCGCTGGAGAAGGAGCAACGCCCTCGCCCCACCGTGGAGTTCGAGCCGGGCTTCGCCGTCCTGAGCTTCGAGGGACGGGTCCGGGCGGCGGGCGTCACCACGATGCACCACGCGGTCAGCTACCAGACCAACGCCGAGAAGGACCGCACCATCGAGCGTTCGCTGGCGCTCGCCGCCGCCGTACGGGAACGGGCCGCGTCCGGCGTCGGCCTGATCGACCACCGGCTGCTGCACCGCCTCGACGCCCGCGACGCCGACGCGCTGGACGCCCTCAAGGGCGCCCTCACCGGACAGCCGCACACCGACGTGCCGCCGCTGGTCTCGTACGAGGACCACACCCCGGCCAGTACCGGAACCTGGAGGCGTACCGAGCGATCGTCCAGCGGCAGGAGCACCTGTCCGCCGAGGACGCCGACCGGTTCATCCGCCACCGCATCGACGAGCGTGCCGATGGCATCCCGCAGCGCGCCCGCACCCTCGCCCACCTCGGCCAGGAGGTACGCGCGGGGCGGATCCGGCTGCTCGCCCACGACGTGGAGAGCGCGGAAGAGCTCTCCGGGGTACGGGCCGCGGGCGCCGCCGTCGCCGAGTTCCCCACCACCCGCGAGGCGGCCCGCGCCGCGCAGGACGCCGGGATGCCGGTCGTCGCCGGTGCCCCCAACGTGCTGCGCGGCGGCTCGCACAGCGGCAACGTCGGCGCCGAGGCGCTGA
- a CDS encoding phosphonate metabolism protein PhnL, whose translation MTTVTPVQTPVRPGTSAHVPGVPDDTVLSVRGLRKDFTLHTIDGRTVDALHGVDLDVRPGEHVALAGTSGAGKSTLLRCVYRTYLTGSGHIWFRTAGGELLDVAALPDAEAAELRGQEIGYVSQFLRPQPRRSVISIVASAGVARGMGRAAALEAAAAALRQVAIAEHLWDMHATVLSGGQKQRVNIAAGTIAPPRLLLLDEPVSALDPANRAAVLDLIARLEETGTAVLSVFHDLDAIERLATRVVVLGGGRVLATGAPGEILHDPNLPLEVAR comes from the coding sequence ATGACCACAGTGACCCCCGTACAGACCCCCGTCCGGCCCGGTACCTCCGCGCACGTCCCCGGCGTCCCCGACGACACCGTCCTGTCGGTGCGCGGGCTGCGCAAGGACTTCACCCTGCACACCATCGACGGCCGGACCGTCGACGCCCTGCACGGCGTCGACCTCGACGTCCGGCCCGGCGAGCACGTCGCCCTGGCCGGCACCTCGGGCGCCGGCAAGTCCACCCTGCTGCGCTGCGTGTACCGGACCTACCTCACCGGCTCCGGCCACATCTGGTTCCGCACCGCGGGCGGTGAACTCCTCGACGTGGCCGCGCTGCCCGACGCCGAGGCCGCCGAGCTGCGCGGCCAGGAGATCGGGTACGTATCCCAGTTCCTGCGCCCCCAGCCGCGCCGCTCGGTGATCTCCATCGTCGCCTCGGCCGGGGTCGCGCGCGGTATGGGCCGGGCCGCCGCCCTGGAGGCCGCCGCCGCCGCGCTGCGCCAGGTGGCCATCGCCGAACATCTGTGGGACATGCACGCCACCGTCCTGTCCGGCGGCCAGAAGCAGCGCGTCAACATCGCCGCCGGCACCATCGCGCCGCCCCGGTTGCTGCTGCTGGACGAGCCCGTCTCCGCCCTCGACCCGGCCAACCGCGCCGCGGTCCTGGATCTCATCGCCCGCCTGGAGGAGACCGGTACCGCCGTCCTGTCCGTCTTCCACGACCTCGACGCCATCGAGCGCCTCGCCACCCGCGTGGTGGTGCTCGGCGGCGGCCGGGTGCTGGCCACCGGCGCCCCCGGGGAGATCCTGCACGACCCGAACCTGCCGCTGGAGGTGGCCCGATGA